One segment of Brassica napus cultivar Da-Ae chromosome C3, Da-Ae, whole genome shotgun sequence DNA contains the following:
- the LOC111204570 gene encoding early light-induced protein 1, chloroplastic-like: protein MATASFNMQSVFAGGLTTRKINTNKLCFAGNFHNLKRNYPVGVRCMAEGEPMKDESAPSTSVSQPLPKSSSPPPPPPTKPKVSTKFSDLLAFSGPAPERINGRLAMVGFVAALAVELSKGENVLAQISDGGVSWFLGTAAILTLASLVPLFKGITAESKSKGLMTSDAELWNGRFAMLGLVALAFTEFVKGGTLV, encoded by the exons ATGGCAACGGCGTCGTTTAACATGCAGTCAGTCTTCGCCGGTGGACTGACCACTCGCAAGATCAACACAAACAAGCTTTGCTTTGCCGGAAACTTCCATAATCTCAAGAGGAATTATCCGGTGGGAGTGAGATGTATGGCTGAG GGAGAACCCATGAAAGATGAGTCTGCACCTTCGACCTCGGTGTCTCAGCCTTTGCCCAAGTCATCGTcgccaccacctcctcctcctactAAACCTAAG GTGAGCACAAAGTTTAGCGACTTGTTAGCGTTCAGCGGTCCAGCACCTGAAAGAATAAACGGGCGTTTAGCAATGGTTGGATTCGTGGCTGCGTTGGCGGTTGAACTTTCCAAGGGCGAAAACGTTTTAGCTCAGATCTCCGACGGTGGTGTCTCGTGGTTCCTCGGTACGGCGGCGATCTTGACGCTTGCGTCGCTTGTGCCCCTTTTCAAGGGCATAACAGCCGAGTCCAAGTCCAAAGGTTTAATGACATCAGACGCTGAGCTTTGGAATGGGCGTTTTGCGATGCTTGGTTTGGTCGCGCTGGCATTCACTGAGTTTGTCAAGGGTGGGACTCTCGTttga
- the LOC125584561 gene encoding heat stress transcription factor A-6b-like yields MDPSYTCIKEEFPTGINDSPSPPSSSTSSYLHSTSMAPNDPATLNSPQPIEGLHESGPPPFLTKTYDLVEDSRTNDVVSWSQDKNSFVVWDPQAFSMTLLPRFFKHNNFSSFVRQLNTYGFRKVNPDRWEFANKGFLRGQKHLLKKITRRRTNNNNQMQPPESSSQQQSLDNRCIEVGRYGLDGEMDSLRRDKQVLMMELVKLRKKQQSTKMYLTLTEAKLKKTESKQHQMMSFLACAMQNPDFLQQLMEHKDKSKDMEEAIRKKRQRTIDQGTSDVVNVEDCDVNVGGGSSSRFVDMKQDIYGDMTEFDMSELDGLATDIEGLGGQFTGEEVLDVDKREQEGFQNENNESYGEDFLEGLFKEDQDIDFERDGENVDVLIEQLGYLGSSSH; encoded by the exons ATGGATCCTTCATATACATGCATAAAAGAGGAGTTTCCTACTGGTATCAATGATTCCCCATcaccaccatcttcttcaacttCCTCTTACCTCCATTCAACCTCCATGGCCCCAAATGATCCAGCAACATTAAACTCTCCGCAACCAATAGAAGGTCTCCACGAATCAGGCCCACCTCCATTTCTGACAAAGACATATGATCTGGTGGAAGATTCAAGAACCAATGATGTTGTGTCTTGGAGCCAAGACAAAAACAGCTTCGTTGTCTGGGATCCACAAGCTTTTTCCATGACTCTCCTCCCCAGATTCTTCAAGCACAATAACTTCTCTAGCTTTGTTCGCCAGCTCAACACATAT gGTTTCAGAAAGGTGAATCCGGATCGATGGGAGTTTGCAAATAAAGGGTTTCTTAGAGGGCAAAAGCATCTCCTCAAGAAAATAACTAGAAGAAGGACGAATAACAATAATCAAATGCAACCACCTGAATCATCCTCTCAACAACAATCACTAGACAATCGTTGCATAGAAGTTGGTAGGTATGGTCTAGATGGAGAGATGGACAGCCTAAGGCGAGACAAACAAGTGCTGATGATGGAGCTAGTGAAACttagaaaaaaacaacaaagcaCCAAAATGTATCTCACATTGACTGAAGCAAAGCTTAAGAAGACTGAATCAAAACAACATCAAATGATGAGCTTCCTTGCTTGCGCAATGCAGAATCCTGATTTCCTTCAGCAACTCATGGAGCACAAAGATAAGAGTAAGGATATGGAAGAAGcaatcagaaagaagagacaaAGAACGATCGATCAAGGGACAAGTGATGTGGTTAATGTAGAAGATTGTGATGTTAATGTCGGTGGTGGATCCTCCTCGAGGTTTGTTGACATGAAACAAGACATATATGGAGACATGACTGAATTTGATATGTCTGAGTTGGACGGACTTGCTACGGACATTGAAGGACTTGGAGGTCAGTTCACTGGGGAAGAAGTCTTGGATGTGGATAAAAGAGAACAAGAAGGGTTCCAAAACGAGAACAATGAGAGTTATGGTGAAGATTTTTTGGAAGGTTTGTTTAAAGAAGATCAAGATATTGATTTTGAACGAGATGGGGAAAATGTTGATGTGCTCATTGAGCAACTTGGTTATTTGGGTTCTAGTTCACACTAA